Proteins encoded by one window of Pseudochaenichthys georgianus chromosome 9, fPseGeo1.2, whole genome shotgun sequence:
- the LOC117452416 gene encoding alpha-(1,3)-fucosyltransferase 7, which translates to MCPKFEGGGISFILRMCRVGPSCTAAELHTSKQCPFDLKHARLAAMKRSGCRALLVLSSLSALLCYIFLDLTLYLRDPQPAVPQRNISILLWRWPFGRSYSLDGDKCLEMYNIHRCFLTDNTSTFSTADVVVFHHQELKEGLSALPLHLDRPASQHWVWLSMEPPVNNAKLTPLSGIFNWTMSYRRDADIYIPYGKTVLGGDAQSFQAAPNRSCLVSWVVSRFRPQQARAAVYRSLKKYIPIQVYGKWNKKPLSDKKLLPTIAKCAFYLSFENSEAKDYISEKLWRNALQAGVVPVVLGPSRATYEAMAPPGSFIHVADFKNTADLAAYLKQVAADRQAYEEFFQWHHTHRIKTFTDWRERLCQICVHFPGLAASRVYQDLESWVHS; encoded by the exons ATGTGTCCGAAATTTGAGGGAGGCGGGATTTCCTTTATATTAAGAATGTGTCGAGTCGGACCGAGCTGCACGGCAGCAG AGTTGCATACCAGTAAACAGTGCCCTTTTGACCTGAAACACGCCCGGCTGGCTGCCATGAAGAGATCTGGATGCCGAGCCCTCCTGGTCCTCAGCTCCCTCTCAGCCCTGCTTTGTTACATCTTCTTGGACCTGACCCTCTACCTGCGGGACCCTCAGCCAGCTGTCCCTCAGAGAAACATCAGCATCCTGCTGTGGCGCTGGCCTTTTGGCCGCTCCTACAGTCTTGATGGAGACAAATGCCTCGAGATGTACAACATCCATCGCTGTTTCCTCACTGATAACACCTCCACCTTCTCCACTGCTGATGTGGTTGTCTTCCATCACCAGGAGCTGAAAGAAGGATTGTCGGCGCTGCCCCTGCACCTGGACCGCCCAGCCTCCCAGCACTGGGTGTGGCTGTCCATGGAGCCCCCTGTCAACAATGCAAAGCTCACTCCTCTCTCCGGCATCTTCAACTGGACGATGAGCTACAGACGTGATGCTGACATATACATCCCCTACGGAAAGACCGTGCTTGGGGGGGATGCACAGAGCTTCCAGGCTGCTCCTAATCGCTCCTGCCTCGTCAGCTGGGTGGTCAGCAGATTCCGGCCTCAGCAGGCTCGGGCTGCTGTTTACCGAAGTCTAAAGAAGTACATCCCCATACAGGTGTACGGCAAGTGGAACAAGAAACCCCTCTCGGACAAGAAGCTGTTGCCCACAATTGCAAAGTGTGCATTTTACCTTTCTTTTGAGAACTCTGAGGCAAAGGACTACATCAGTGAGAAGCTCTGGAGGAACGCTCTCCAAGCAGGGGTGGTGCCTGTCGTTCTCGGGCCCAGCAGGGCCACCTATGAGGCCATGGCCCCCCCTGGTTCCTTTATCCATGTGGCTGATTTCAAGAATACAGCAGATCTGGCTGCCTATCTGAAGCAAGTGGCTGCAGACAGGCAGGCCTACGAGGAGTTCTTCCAGTGGCACCACACTCACAGGATAAAGACCTTCACTGACTGGAGAGAGAGGCTGTGTCAGATCTGTGTGCACTTCCCCGGGCTGGCAGCCAGCAGAGTGTATCAGGACCTGGAGAGCTGGGTTCACAGCTGA